One genomic window of Garra rufa chromosome 24, GarRuf1.0, whole genome shotgun sequence includes the following:
- the LOC141300965 gene encoding retinol dehydrogenase 12 — protein MNVLRGLFTKSWSSDIRLDGKTAIVTGANTGIGKETAKDLAKRGARVILACRDLLKAEQAVSDISRDVENANVEVRKLDLADTKSICDFAELIYNSEKSLHLLINNAGVAMCPYSTTADGFETQFGVNHLGHFFLTFLLMDLLKHSAPSRVINVSSLAHPMGKINFEDLNSEKSYHPVKAYVQSKLANILFTRELSKRVEEMGVSIYAVDPGLVKTDIIRHLNKSLQFFVKTFGFMIKTPAEGAYTILYCAVTPDLPTGNYYSNCAVAPCSRAANDDNTASRLWAVSCHLLGIRWK, from the exons ATGAATGTTTTAAG AGGGCTTTTCACCAAAAGCTGGTCATCTGATATTCGGTTAGACGGAAAAACTGCTATAGTGACTGGAGCAAACACCGGGATTGGGAAAGAAACTGCCAAGGATCTGGCAAAGCGGG GCGCACGGGTGATCCTGGCCTGCAGAGATCTGCTGAAGGCGGAACAGGCCGTCAGTGACATCAGCAGAGACGTGGAGAACGCCAACGTGGAGGTTCGCAAACTGGACCTGGCCGACACCAAATCCATCTGTGATTTTGCTGAACTGATTTACAACT CTGAAAAGTCTCTTCATTTGCTGATTAACAATGCTGGTGTGGCAATGTGCCCGTATTCGACAACAGCAGATGGTTTTGAGACACAGTTCGGAGTGAATCATTTAG GACATTTCTTTCTCACGTTCCTCCTCATGGATCTGTTGAAGCATTCAGCTCCTTCCAGAGTGATTAATGTCTCCTCATTGGCCCACCCCATGGGAAAGATCAACTTCGAGGACCTGAACAGTGAGAAAAGCTATCACCCGGTGAAGGCCTACGTGCAGTCCAAACTGGCCAACATACTTTTCACGCGAGAGCTCTCCAAGAGAGTGGAAG AAATGGGAGTGAGTATTTATGCTGTGGATCCAGGCCTAGTAAAAACAGACATCATCAGGCATTTGAACAAGTCTCTGCAATTCTTCGTAAAGACATTTGGTTTCATGATAAAGACCCCTGCGGAGGGCGCATATACCATCCTGTACTGTGCTGTCACCCCTGACTTGCCCACTGGAAACTACTACAG TAACTGTGCCGTGGCTCCGTGCTCCAGGGCCGCTAATGATGACAACACTGCTAGCAGACTGTGGGCTGTCAGCTGCCACCTGCTGGGGATTCGCTGGAAATGA